The window GCATACCAAGAATTACAGCATCTAACTCATTCGTAATTTTAGAAACATTCCAGCCATTTTCTTTGGGCAATAAATTGTATTTCGCGAGCCGCGATTTGGAAGGTTCAAAAATTTCATCGTCCGAACCACTTATCAAAAAACCTTTCTTGTGCATCGCAATTGCCAAGTTGTGCATGGCACTTCCACCGATTGCAATAAAATGTACGCGCATATTTTAGAGGGTTGAAAAATTATTTTTTCGAATCAAA of the Bacteroidia bacterium genome contains:
- a CDS encoding Mur ligase domain-containing protein — encoded protein: MRVHFIAIGGSAMHNLAIAMHKKGFLISGSDDEIFEPSKSRLAKYNLLPKENGWNVSKITNELDAVILGM